The Porites lutea chromosome 4, jaPorLute2.1, whole genome shotgun sequence genome contains a region encoding:
- the LOC140933732 gene encoding large ribosomal subunit protein uL24-like: MKFNSEISSSRRKNRKAHFSAPSSVRRKLMSAPLSKELRQKYNVRSMPIRKDDEVQVTRGHFKSQQVGKVIQVYRKKWVIHIERIQREKANGATVSVGIHPSKVEIIKLKLDKDRKKILERKNRSKLAEKGKHTEEEVQAMSTE, encoded by the exons ATGAAGTTCAACAGTGAAATTAGCTCTTCAAGGAGGAAAAACCGAAAAGCTCACTTCTCAGCGCCTTCCAGCGTGAGAAGGAAGCTTATGAGTGCGCCCTTGTCCAAAGAACTTCGCCAAAAATACAATGTTCGCTCTATGCCCATCCGAAAAGACGACGAAGTTCAAGTCACACGTGGTCATTTCAAGAGTCAGCAAGTTGGAAAAGTCATTCAGGTTTACCGTAAGAAATGG GTAATTCATATTGAGAGGATACAGAGAGAAAAAGCTAATGGAGCTACTGTTAGTGTTGGCATTCACCCAAGCAAGGTGGAGATCATAAAGCTCAAGCTTGACAAAGACAGGAAAAAGATCCTAGAGCGCAAGAACCGGTCCAAATTGGCTGAAAAGGGAAAGCACACAGAAGAAGAGGTCCAAGCAATGTCAACGGAATAA